The Elephas maximus indicus isolate mEleMax1 chromosome 19, mEleMax1 primary haplotype, whole genome shotgun sequence genome contains a region encoding:
- the WNT3 gene encoding proto-oncogene Wnt-3: MEPHLLGLLGLLLCGTRVLAGYPIWWSLALGQQYTSLGSQPLLCGSIPGLVPKQLRFCRNYIEIMPSVAEGVKLGIQECQHQFRGRRWNCTTIDDSLAIFGPVLDKATRESAFVHAIASAGVAFAVTRSCAEGTSTICGCDSHHKGPPGEGWKWGGCSEDADFGVLVSREFADARENRPDARSAMNKHNNEAGRTTILDHMHLKCKCHGLSGSCEVKTCWWAQPDFRAIGDFLKDKYDSASEMVVEKHRESRGWVETLRAKYALFKPPTERDLVYYENSPNFCEPNPETGSFGTRDRTCNVTSHGIDGCDLLCCGRGHNTRTEKRKEKCHCIFHWCCYVSCQECVRVYDVHTCK; this comes from the exons GTCCCTGGCCCTGGGCCAGCAGTATACATCCCTGGGCTCACAGCCCCTGCTCTGCGGCTCCATCCCAGGCCTGGTCCCCAAGCAACTGCGTTTCTGCCGGAATTACATCGAGATCATGCCCAGCGTGGCCGAGGGCGTAAAGCTGGGCATCCAGGAGTGCCAGCACCAGTTCCGGGGCCGCCGCTGGAACTGCACCACCATAGACGACAGCCTGGCCATCTTCGGGCCAGTCCTTGACAAAG CCACCCGCGAGTCGGCCTTCGTGCACGCCATCGCCTCGGCCGGAGTGGCCTTCGCTGTCACTCGCTCCTGCGCCGAGGGCACGTCAACCATCTGCGGCTGCGATTCGCATCATAAGGGGCCGCCTGGCGAGGGCTGGAAGTGGGGCGGCTGCAGCGAGGACGCTGACTTCGGGGTGCTGGTGTCTCGGGAGTTCGCGGACGCGCGCGAGAACAGGCCAGACGCGCGCTCGGCCATGAACAAGCACAACAACGAGGCGGGCCGCACG ACCATCCTGGACCACATGCACCTCAAGTGCAAGTGCCACGGGCTGTCGGGCAGCTGCGAGGTGAAGACCTGCTGGTGGGCCCAGCCCGACTTCCGGGCCATCGGCGACTTCCTCAAGGACAAATACGACAGCGCCTCAGAAATGGTGGTGGAGAAGCACCGCGAGTCCCGCGGCTGGGTGGAGACTCTCCGGGCCAAGTACGCGCTCTTCAAGCCGCCCACTGAGAGGGACCTGGTCTACTACGAGAACTCCCCCAACTTTTGCGAGCCCAACCCGGAGACGGGCTCCTTTGGCACCAGGGACCGGACTTGCAATGTCACCTCCCATGGCATTGATGGCTGCGACCTGCTGTGCTGTGGCCGTGGCCACAACACGAGGACGGAGAAGCGGAAGGAGAAATGCCACTGCATCTTCCATTGGTGCTGCTACGTCAGCTGCCAGGAGTGCGTCCGCGTCTACGACGTGCACACCTGCAAGTAG